GTAAAGCTTTGACTACTGAATGGGGTTACAGGGAGACTATAAGAAACTTACTGTCCCcaaatttcttttcctcttcttcctacTGAAGGGACTATATAGACTATAAATTTACCCATTTTTCTCCTCTTAGCCGGCAATTAGTAAAACTTTGACTACCAAATGAGCTGTAGTGAATATAACAAATCAGTTGTCCATGTGtggtttttttcctttttcttttttcttcttacaaCCCtgttaataattttaaacaaGGTGATACAGTGGGTATAGAGTTTGTGCATGTTGGACACTCGTGGTCACGATTTTGCCATCATTGGCTCCACTCTCCCAACCTTGTTGAAGACAGGACTGGCTGCTAATGAACAACTTTTGAGCAGGGCAGACAGGTTCtaagaattaaaaattttgtttattatcACACTATATCGTAGAGATCATATATGGTTACAACACTTTGGATCTCAAAAGGTTTATTTTGGGACCTCATCAATTGGATACAAGTAAGTTCTGTCTGACCATGCATTTCGTTCTGTTGGGTCAATATCTGAAATGCATTTCCAAATTGCGCTGTTACACTTGAAGCCACTTCCAAAGGCAATTTGCCAAACCTGATTTCCTTTATTCATTCTTCCTTTTGCCTCCAAATAGCAGAGTTCATACCaaatggaagaagatgaagtatTACCAAATCTATGTAATGTCATCCTTGAAGCTTCTCCATCCTCCTTGTCCAGCCTGAGACTATCTACTATTCCATCAATCACTGCCCTTCCACCAGCATGTATACAGAAATGCTGAAGAGCCCTATTGAAATTTGGAGCATAAATTTTCTTCTGGCTCGGTAATAACAAGACTTTTTTGTGGATGATTGACCATACATATCGTAGCTGCTCAGAATATGGTAGCACTAGAGGTCCCAACTTGGATATGTTAGTTCTGAGTGCTTTTGTTGCCACAGGTATAAGAGCCCGTGACAGTGAGACCCCTACATGTCCAGCTTCATCGAGTTGCTGGAAGACAGATTGGTATGCTTCATCATCCGAACCAATGTGGGTTCGGACAATGTGCTGGAGCTCGTACTTAGCTATTCGCTTGTCCCTTTTCCTGCTGGATAATAGAATAGCAGCTCCTCCCATCCGAAACAAAAGGTTCGGAAGAAGCATGGATTTTTTGGTACCCATATAACCGCTAGGAGTCAGAGCTTCCATGCTGAGAACTAAAGCCAAGGAGTTCTGGTGAACTTTTAACAGATCTTTAGCCAAACTTATAGACAAGATTCCAGCACTGCAACCCATTCCACTGAGGTTGACGCTCTTTATGTTGCTTCGGAATCCAAACTTGTTTATGACCATAGATGTAATGGACGGGGTAGGGCAGAAAAGGCTACAGTTGGACACAAGAATGTCGATGCTTTTAGGAtttattttgttcttggaAAGGAGGTCTTTGACGACTGAGAAGAGAACcatttcagtttcttttctAGCAGCGTGCAAAGAAGAATGAGGAGGGAGCTCATGCAGTGCAATAGGCACGCAACTCTCATCTCCAATGCCTGATCTTTCCAATACCTTCACTTGGAAACTGTAGGTTTCTTTGTCGTAGAGTTTACTCATTTCAATGTGTTCGATGTAGCTTTCTTTCGCAATCCGCAAGCTTTCTGGAGGCCGATAGCAGGTGAAGTCGATAAGGTATGTACTCTTAGATCTGAATGTAAAACAGAGAACCACTATTATCAGAACAGTTGCAGCTAAGAAATGGGTGAGGGAGATTGGAGATTCAGGAATGATAGATGAAAAAGATCTAAGCAGTGCAGTCTCCATGTCAACTTGTTGGGCAGGGTTAACTAGGagtttgatttgatatttCTGCTTATATATTAAGAGGAAAGAAAGTTTGAGTAACTTTCTAATGTTTAATCAAAATTTAGCAATATGATCAAGACACACAATTCGACTCAAGAAACTGTCGCAACAACATTTGTGTTTCATCACTATTGCTTACTCACCTAGATTCATGTAGAGTGCATTTTACTTGTGCTGTTGGAAAGAACCCTGGGAGATAAAAAGCAgcttttcatatttaataaaATCATAACCTCAAACAACCTTTTATTTAGCGTATAGAAGATAATGGCATCATTAGAATTTGCAAATTTTCTTACTGTTTTAGGGAGCATCTTCAATCATGCTCCCTATTTTGAAGTTAAAGATTAGATAAAATGACTAAAAGGTTATTTTTGGAGCTCCTTTATCCTCCATATCCTCCTAGTTTAGGAGTTATAATGACTAAGAGCCAATATGATTAAAGTTAATATTTAGAATAATGTTAAAATAATGATGATTAATTATAAGGAGCCATTATGagtttcttcctctctcttcaTATCTAGGAGATCCTAGAGGTGTTCTTATTTTAGGAGCTAAATGGGGAGCATGGTTAGAGTTGCGTTTTTTCGACTTCTATTAGAGATGCTCTAACTTATACTACAAAAGTCCAACTCTAAAGTCCAAGTTAACTGCCAATCGTTTTCTCTGGATGGTTGCATTTCATGGGTAAAGGCAATCTCTAGTTTGTTCAGTCACAACGTTTTCATGTGCATAAGATGAAACCTCTTCACTTGAGAACTCCAATTTTGCATGAAACAACCAATCGCACCATAATATTGGCTGTGGAAAAATGCCCAGAACTTAAAACAAGGGACCTTAAAAGAATCTTCCCATCATAGTTTTCCCCACCATCaattaattggaaattaaatcCATTGCTTATCTTAAAAGGGTGGGGGGAGGGCATTAACATGCGAGTGAAGTAACATTGATTTGTAAAGGGTAGTGATTTCGGCACTCTCAGTTTAGCTTCACTACGGCATCCCATTGCTTCTAGAGAGTTTTGAGTacttgaatttatttattttttgtgtgaaaatacttgaattatttcattgcacTAGATTAATGGCTTCTGCAAAATCATATTGTTATCACCAATTTTGCTTGTTTTTGGTCTATTTGTTGCTTCTAAAAGTTAAAACCCTGTGATGGatgggaattaaaaaaatcgcCTGTTGTGCAATTATAAAAGTTGATGATATGGTATGAGCATTTGAAGATCTAATTAAGAACTTTAAACCAGTACACCAGAAAGACAATGTTGGATATGGAATCAATGCgaagaaggaaaaacatgAAACTTTTCTTGGATTGAAAATGGATACAATACAACAAAggttaaataaaattacaacaGCAATTCAGAAAATCTTAGTTAAGGGTGTCATTCTGAGTAGGATAGAAATGGATGCAATCAGACCatgcatttctttttgttggatCAATATCTGAAATGCACTTCCAAATTGCGCTGTTACACTTGAAACCACTTCCAAAGGCTATTTGCCAAACTCGGTTTCCTTTCTTCAACCTTCCTTTTGCCTCCAAATAGCAGAGCTCATACCAaactgaagaagatgaagtatTGCCAAATCTGTGTAATGTCATCCTTGAAGCTTCTCCATCCTCCTTGTGCAGCTTCAGACTGTCTTCTATGCCATCAATCACTGCCCTTCCACCAGCATGTATACAGAAATGCTCAAGCGCCTTCTTGAAATTCGGCACATAAATTCCCTTTTTGCTTGGTAGAAACCAAAGTTTCTTGCATATCACTGACCATGCGTATCGGAGCTGCACCGAATATGGTAGCACAAGTGGTCCCAACTCTGACATGTTACTTCTTAGAGCCTTTGTTGCCACACGTAAAAGTGCTCGTGATAACGAGACCCCAACATGCCCTGCTTCATCAGGCTGCTGGAAAACAGATTGGTATGCCTCATCATCTGAACCAATGTGGGTTCGGACAAGATGCTGGAGCTCATACTTAGCTATTCGCTTATCTTGCTTCCTGTTCGATAATATGATAGCAGCTCCTCCCATCCGAAACAAAATGTTGGGAAGAAGCATGGATTTCATTCTACCCCCATAGCCATTGGGAGTTACAGCTTCCATGCTGAGAACTAAGGCCAAGCAGTTCTTGTGAACTTTTAAAAGATCTTTCGCCAAACCTATCGACAAGATTCCGGCACTGCAACCCATTCCACTGAGGTTGATGGTCTTTATGTTGCTTCGGAATCCAAACTTGTTTATGACCATAGATGTAATGGATGGTGTGGGGGAGAAAAGGCTACAGTTTGACACAAGAATGTCGATGCTTTTCGGATTTATTTTGTGCTTGGAAAGGAGGTCTTTGACAATAGTGAAGAGAACCGTTTCAGTTTCATTTCTAGTAGCTTTTAAAGAGGAATAAGGTGGGATCTCATGCACTGTGATAGGCATGCAACTCTCTGCTCCAATTCCTGATCTTTCCAACACCTTCGTTTGAAAATCAACACTTTCTCTGTCATGCATTCCAGATATTTCAATGTGCTCGATGAAATTCGATGTTGGAACGCGCAAGCTATCAGGAGGCAGATAGCAGGTGAAGTCTATAAGGTATATACCCTTGGATCTGAAATGAAAATAGAGAGCAGCGGCAATGACCAAAACAGTTGTAGCTAAGAAATTGGTGTGGAAGATTGGAGATAATTCTGCAGCGAGAAATGAGAATGACCTAAGCAATATAGTCTCCATGTGAAGTTCTTCGACTGGGTTTCCTAAGAAGTTTGCTATGATATTTTTGCTTATCATTTAATTTAAGCAGCCAATGAGGACGTTTGAAAATATTTCCAATGTTCAATCAGTTTTGATCAACATAAATGCTTTATGCAACTCTTTGTTGTATCGGCATAtgttctttttatatatatttttttattgatgttGAGTGTGTTTTGCAATCATGGCCAAAGGTGAGATTTTACGCAGAAACAAGCTAAAACTTTGTGATGATAAGAGTAAGATTGTACACTCCTAAGTGCCTAAtttgtctttctttcttctgttGATGGTTGCGTTCTGTCGGTAAAGGCAATGTCTAGTTTGTTTGATCACAGTTTTTATGTGCAGAAAACTAAGAAGCCTTGTATAACTTGACAACCTCCAATTTGCGTGAAGTAACAAAGCACTCCAATCTCCAGTGAAAGAAATGCTCTAAGCTCAAGACATGCAATGTCCAGTAAATTGAGGAAGCTTGGACTAAGCCAAACTGATCTAAGGGTTTTCAGAGAAATATAAGATAAACTGATGTAAGGGTTCTGATATATAAGCAAAAATAATCTAAGGGGTTCTGATATTGCTTGGCTCCGGTGAGTAGCTAAAAATCAGACTGATTCTGATACATTTAGGAATTTGGATATGAATATGAATTTGGCTTCCATACGGTTGCattcttatttttcactttgagaTTATTTATACTTCTTTCTTCTAGCAAGGGAAATGTCTGTCTATACTTGCTCTCTCTTTTTTGAGATgatttaaaatagaaaatgtaaTGCTGTGATTCCGATGGATGTTTACAACACATTGGATCTCACATTTGGGATCTCATTAACAGGATAGGAATCGACTCTGTCTGACCAGGCATTTCTCTCCGTTGGATCAATATCCGGAATGCATTTCCAAACCGCACTGTTACACTTGaagtgtaataacccaaaataaaatatctaaaaaagtaacaaaatatctaaacattagaattaatttattttagcaaaaagacgattttaccctcgcattatttaataggaaaaagttgactttttgatcgagaaagaatttgacaatttcgCTTGCGctattgcgtagagcacggcgaaacgagttcatagacacgtagtgggcccgaatcggagttgtaacgaaagagttatggtcaaaagagtctcagtggcatcaccgtaaatatttcgaagttggatCTATAAAAACCCAGCAGCTGTCTCTTCTCGCGCGGAAAACGGGCCGCCGCCTTCCAGAGCTcgctggcgccgcctccgagCACCCctggccacgggaccggtggcgttggaaccaccgtcgagtcccctaccttttcCGACAGATCCCCCGCCCGCCGGTGACCTGTGCTGGCCGCAAACTGCGAAAGAACGACCGGAACTCATCCAAAATCACAGAAACTTCAAGgcctccgatctccctcctccggccaccatttccgtcgacccaagtatggatcttgaacctctcgagctgttctattTGCCTGTTGGGTCGGATTAGATCGATTTGTAGTGTAGCCAtcggatttttgagcttgaagtttcagccgattttcggcctctgttttcggccactttcagtcactttttggggtatgtccaagaacaaaagtgactccaaatggggtgttttacctaggataggagtttggagtcttggttctgagatttttcagcaacccaaaatcgctttgaacacccgaatctgcccgcgcgtgctggggcgcATGGGCGAAGGTGGTGGAGTAactctgggcagttttgagatcctcgtgtcgtcacgagcgcgtaggatttcgcggatttcgattcggagtccgtttaagccccgaacggatttcccatatcgcgcgatccttgggtgcagtgtcgtctaatcgtcggatcgcactgaattttggatatgtcggtctacacgatttcaggattgtgtaggattcgacggattgcgaatcggagccccggatactccgaaatcgcgaaccctggggctagggtttggattttaagcgataacgcgattttggctaatccgaccatccgtttcggaccaaattcgcagaacatggttctttccctatgaggaaccttcagagaagcccaaattggccatcggagatcgtggaccccacaggTTCCgaatcggccgatctggcagccTATCGCTTAGTGAGGCTTCGAGTCTCTTAAGACCGTTCTAACTATCTAAAaagctaaagtgggcatatgagtaacttgaaacgagtgcacgtatttctaggagccgggggcagggtgtttaatttaaattctttttattcaacagtttattaatttattattcatggataatcaggcaccagaggtccagttgacctacaggagggaccttcgaaaggtccagctagctcggaccaactGTGAATGGACTTTCTTttatgaatgattttatataaatgagttatataaataagtttacttaaatgattttatattgattttatataaataagcttttataaatgagtttatctgaataagttttatgaactgcTTCTTCGAGCATGATTTATACTGTTAAGTACTTTGATCTACGTAATGCTTAGATACTGAGGCTccagtaatataaaaagcagagtttgagaacttT
The window above is part of the Prunus dulcis chromosome 1, ALMONDv2, whole genome shotgun sequence genome. Proteins encoded here:
- the LOC117638358 gene encoding 3-ketoacyl-CoA synthase 7-like; the protein is METILLRSFSFLAAELSPIFHTNFLATTVLVIAAALYFHFRSKGIYLIDFTCYLPPDSLRVPTSNFIEHIEISGMHDRESVDFQTKVLERSGIGAESCMPITVHEIPPYSSLKATRNETETVLFTIVKDLLSKHKINPKSIDILVSNCSLFSPTPSITSMVINKFGFRSNIKTINLSGMGCSAGILSIGLAKDLLKVHKNCLALVLSMEAVTPNGYGGRMKSMLLPNILFRMGGAAIILSNRKQDKRIAKYELQHLVRTHIGSDDEAYQSVFQQPDEAGHVGVSLSRALLRVATKALRSNMSELGPLVLPYSVQLRYAWSVICKKLWFLPSKKGIYVPNFKKALEHFCIHAGGRAVIDGIEDSLKLHKEDGEASRMTLHRFGNTSSSSVWYELCYLEAKGRLKKGNRVWQIAFGSGFKCNSAIWKCISDIDPTKRNAWSDCIHFYPTQNDTLN
- the LOC117638265 gene encoding 3-ketoacyl-CoA synthase 7-like, whose amino-acid sequence is METALLRSFSSIIPESPISLTHFLAATVLIIVVLCFTFRSKSTYLIDFTCYRPPESLRIAKESYIEHIEMSKLYDKETYSFQVKVLERSGIGDESCVPIALHELPPHSSLHAARKETEMVLFSVVKDLLSKNKINPKSIDILVSNCSLFCPTPSITSMVINKFGFRSNIKSVNLSGMGCSAGILSISLAKDLLKVHQNSLALVLSMEALTPSGYMGTKKSMLLPNLLFRMGGAAILLSSRKRDKRIAKYELQHIVRTHIGSDDEAYQSVFQQLDEAGHVGVSLSRALIPVATKALRTNISKLGPLVLPYSEQLRYVWSIIHKKVLLLPSQKKIYAPNFNRALQHFCIHAGGRAVIDGIVDSLRLDKEDGEASRMTLHRFGNTSSSSIWYELCYLEAKGRMNKGNQVWQIAFGSGFKCNSAIWKCISDIDPTERNAWSDRTYLYPIDEVPK